The genomic region CCCATTACCCATTACCAATAAAATTATATTTGCTCTAATAACTGGCGGCGTTTTTGCTCAAATTCGTATTCCGAGATTAACCCCTCTTGGCGGAGATTGTCTAATTCTCTCATGGCATCTGCGATCGCGCTCACTCGGTCTGGCATGACTGTAGTTGAGGGGCGCTTCGATAAAATGGAAAAATTGGCAAGATTCGTCATGCCTGCTGCCGACATGCCCAATTCAGAATTAAAGTTAAGGTCAAATTCCTCATTGTCTTGAACTAAATACCAAAATCCTTCAATAGCGCTGGCGACGCGGGGAATAGGTGTCCACGAGAGCAGTAGATAAAGCAGTCCCCACAAAGGCTGTCCCAAGTAAAACTTGTGTAATCCAGCAATTGGCATCGGCAACACCGTACAAGCAAAAGCCAGAGTAGCAGCAACTTTACGATTTTTTTGTTGGCTGACGATGCTCATGAGGACAACTCCATAGGGAAGGGGGGTTAAGGTATTTTGCCAAGGCAGCGATCGCTTTTTTAACTACCTTATCTTCTATATTATTCATTCAATTATCAGGGAGCAGGGAGCAGGGAGTAGGGAGAAGAGAGCAGTGACCAATGACCAATGACCATGACTGCTGTATTAAATCGTCGTCTAAACTAGAATGATATTAGACGTACCTATAAAAACTTTGAGTGCCTCACTCAAATAATTACAAGTGTTATGGGATTTTTTGATTCTGATATAGTTCAACAGGAAGCCAAACAGCTGTTTGAGGATTATCAAGCGCTGATCAAGCTGGGGAACAGCTACGGCAAATTTGACCGCGAAGGAAAAAAGCTATACATCGATCAAATGGAAGCCATGATGGAGCGCTATCGGATTTTTATGAAGCGCTTTGAACTTTCAGAAGATTTCATGGCACAAATGACGGTAGAACAACTTAAGACTCAGCTCAATCAGTTTGGGATCACGCCGCAGCAAATGTTCGAGCAAATGCATAATACTTTGGAGCGGATGAAAGCAGAGCTAGAGAATCAGTCCTAATGAGGGGTAAGTCGTAGGGGCGGGTTCACAAAAGAAATCTGACTCTGACAAATATTTCAGGTAAACCCGCCCGTACAGTCGTAAGTCGTAAGTCGTAAGTGTTTTCTACTTACGGCTTTTGGCAACTGAGAACTAATCAACGATTGCTGGTCGCTGTTCTAGCCCCTTTGTGGTAGTTTTAAGCACGAAGACGAAATGGAGTTAGACGTGCAACCAAAAGTAATTATTCACGGTGGTGCAGGCAGTTCGCTACACGGCAAAGGTGGAGTAGAAGCAGTGAGGCGATCGCTCTACCCGGTTATTGAAGAGGTTTATGCTTTATTGCTGGCAGGTAAGAGTGCTTGCGAGGCAGTGGTACGCGGTTGTCAAATGTTAGAAGACGATCCCTTATTTAATGCTGGAACGGGATCGGTGCTGCAATCGGACGGACAAATTCGCATGAGTGCGGCGCTGATGGATGGTATTGCTCAAAGATTTAGCGGTACGATTAATGTCTCGCGAGTCCAGCATCCAATCGAACTAGCATTGTATTTACAAAACTCTCCCGATCGTGTGTTGTCAGACTTTGGGGCAGCAGAACTATTGCGAGAACTGCAACTGCCTAGCTACGATCCGATTACAGAGCGTCGTCTCAACGAATGGCTGCAAGAAAGGCAGGAAAATTTCACAAAGACGATGGCGGCGGTAGTGGCAGAAGTCGGGGTAGGAGACGATGCAGACACCGCAGTTGTCGATACGAGTGCTAGACGGGGAACAATTGGCGTAGTCGTGCTAGATAGCCAAGGAAAGCTAGCAGTTGGTACATCGACAGGTGGTAAGGGGTTTGAACGCATCGGGCGTGTCAGCGATTCTGCTATGCCTGCGGGAAATTATGCCACGGCACACGCTGCCGTAAGCTGTACGGGAATTGGCGAAGACATCATCGATGAGTGTTTAGCAGCGCGGATCGTCGTCCGCGTCACGGATGGAATGTCTTTGTTAGATGCGATGGAACGCACGTTCGCTGAAGCCACCGATCGCCAGCGAGACTTAGGGGCGATCGCCCTTGATGCTTCTGGTGCGATCGCCTGGGGAAAAACCAGCGACGTGATCTTGGCTGCTTTCCACGACGGCAACAAGATTGCTGACACTTTAGAGTTGCCCGTGGGGACGCAGGTTGGTTGTATTTGAGGGAGCAGGGAGCAGGGAGCAGGGAGCAGGGAGCAGAGGAGCAGAGGAGCAGAGGAGCAGAGGAGAAGTCAGAAGCGATCGCACACCACGCACCACTCACTACACCCCACACCCTACACCCCACACCCCACACCCTTTTTATTACTAGTCACCAGCTACTAATCACTAATCACTCCTTCGACTTCAGCCTCCAGCCAGGTTTGACAACCTGACGCGATCTGGCAATAACCAAACAATCGTCGGGTACGTCTTCGGTAATAGTCGAGCCTGCGGCAATGTTGACATCCTGTCCGATCTCGATCGGAGCGACGAGGACGCTATCAGCACCCGTCTTACTGCGATCGCCAATTTTAGTGGGATGCTTTTTTACACCATCGTAGTTAGCTGTAATCGTACCGCAACCAATATTGACTTTTTCCCCAATGGTGGCATCGCCTAAATACGATAAATGGGCAGCTTTGGTTTCTGCCCCCAATTTCGTATTTTTCAATTCCACAAAATTGCCAATCCGACAACCCGCACCAACTTCAACCTGACCTCGTAGATGAGCGTAGGGACCGATTTGAGTTTCAGCACCAACAATGCTGTTGCTGACGACAGAATACATCGCCGTGACGTTTTCGCCAATCTGACTATTTTCTATGAGACTACCTGGTCCAATCCGACAGCCAGATGCGATCGCGGTTTGACCCCGTAGGTGGGTTTGTGGCTCAATGACAACATCTGGTTGAATTTTTACCGTGTCGTCAATTGTGACACTAGCTGGATCGATTAGCGTGACTCCTGCTGACATCCAATAGGACTTGATGCGTCTTTGTAAAATCTCGTAGGCAGTTGCTAGTTGCTCGCGATCGTTGACTCCCAAAATTTCTTGTTCGTCTTCGATATCAACTGCCATCGCGGGTTGGAGTAAATTTACGGCATCTGTCAAATAGTATTCTTTTTGGTCGTTGTTTGCTTGTAGTTGCGGTAGTACCTTCGCTAAATCTTGCCAGCGAAAACAGTATACCCCAGCGTTAACGCGACGATTTTGCTTTTGAGCTGCGCTACAATCGCGATCTTCAATAATTTGTTGGACGATGTTTTGACCGTTACAAAATACCCTTCCGTAACCTTGGGGATCGGAGAGTTGAGCGGTGAGAATGGTAGCAGCATGTTGGTGCTGTTTGTGGGTTTGAATCAACCGCTCTAGCGTTTGGGGTCGTAACAGGGGAACGTCACCATTCAACACCAATAAATCCCCTTGAAAGCCTTCTAAATGTGGCAGGACTTGCTGAATTGCATGACCCGTTCCTAATTGCTCGGTTTGTTCGACAAACTCCAACTTTGGCAGGGAATCAGAGACTAGCGAGCGGTTGGGATCTAAAAGAGCTGTCTTCACTTGCTCGGCTTGATATCCCACAATCACCAAAACTCGCTTGGGAGAGATTTCCAGACTACCCAGGATCGCTCGTTCGATCAGCGATCGCCCTCCGATTTGATGTAAGACTTTGGGCAACGTCGATTTCATTCGCGTACCGCGCCCAGCTGCCAAAATTGCTACCGCTACCATATGTTTAGACTTGGCTATCTGCTATTCGCCTATTCAAGGATAAAGGAATCGGTGACTAGTGACTAGTGACTAGTGACTGGTTATCAAGGAGCAGGGAGCAGGGAGTAGGGAGAAGAGAGCAGTGACCAATGACCAATGACCAATGACCAATGACCAACTACCAATGACTTGACATTGACATTGATGTCAAGGTTTAGGGTGAGAGGGTGTATGTGCAGTTGGCTATGACTTACTTCGCGATTACTCGTCTCCAAACCTTATCGAAAACTTTGTTTCAAGTTTTCAGTCGAGAACATCTAGATGCGATCGCCGCTTTTGTTTGCGCTGTATTGGTACTTTTGGGCTGGATAGCGCTCCAAATAGGTTGGCTCGGGCTGGGATTATTGTTACTACCAGCAGCATACGTTATCGGCGGGTATGAGAGCGCGAAGGAAGGGCTGACAACTCTGTGGCAAGAAAAAGAGTTGGATGTGGACTTGTTGATGATTGTCGCTGCTTTGGGGGCGGCGGGATTAGGTGTGTGGCGGCGGGAATATTACTTAATTGTCGATGGGGCAGTTCTAATTTTAATTTTTGCTATCAGTGGGGCGCTGGAAGGCTATGCAATGCAGCGCACGGAACGAGATATTCGCAGTTTGATGAGTCTGAGTAGCGATACAGCTAGGGTACTGGCTCGCGGACAGGAAAAGTTGGTTGATGTCGATCGGTTACAAGTTGGCGATCGCATTTTAGTTAAACCTGGGGAACTCATTCCCACCGATAGCATCATTCAAGAAGGTTACAGCACCCTCAACGAAGCAGCAATTACGGGGGAGTCTTTACCAGTAGAAAAGACTGTAGGGCATGAAGTTTTTGCAGGAACTTTGAACGGTAACAGGGCTTTAATTCTGCAAGTGCATCAGCCGCCGGAAAGCAGCCTAATTCAGCGCATCATTCAATTAGTCAAGCAAGCCCAAACAGAAGCACCTCCTTCACAAATGTTTATCGAACGCTTTGAGCGCGGCTATGCCAAAGTTGTCGTTCTCGCTGGGATTTTATTAGCAATTTTACCCCCGTTTATTTGGGGTTGGAATTGGGAAACAACAATTTATCGCGCCTTAATTTTTCTCGTTGTCGCCTCTCCCTGCGCGTTAATGGCAGCAATTATGCCGACATTGCTAATGGGACTTTGTAAGAAAGATGGAGCAAATTGAGCTAGAATGCGGGTAGGAGTTGCGTTTTACGTCAGTCTCGACAGGAGCAACGTAAGGTGAAAGATCAAGTACCAGCAGCGATGCCGCAGTGCTTTGAGAACTGGTGTCGTCGGTTTGATGATGTATTTTCGCGTCAGAAGCAGCGGCAGGAATTTCGTGTTTATCTAGGGGGACTGCTGGGTGAGAGTCAGCGCAAAAACCTGAGCCAACTGGTCACAAATACAGTAGATGGCTCCTACAACAGCCTCAGACATTTTCTCAACAATGCCCCTTGGGATGAAGTCAAGCTAAATAATCGGCGGTTGGAGGTGATGCACCAGTGTCGCCAGACGACCCCGAGTCAAGGTTTCACATTGATTGTAGATGATTCGGGACATCGCAAAAGTGGTGCGGCTACTGATGGGGTAGGACGGCAGTACATTGGGGAGATTGGCAAGACTGACAATGGTATTGTGCTGCTGACTACCTACTTGTATGATGGAGTGCGACGTCTGCCGTTAGATGTTGCACTCTATCAACACGCAAGTTTATTCGAGCAAGGCAAGGCAGACCCCAACTTCCAGAAAAAACCTGACCTGGCTCTAGACTTGGTTGACCAATGCTTGAAGCGCGGTTATCGACCGGGTGTGACTGTAATTGATGCAGGCTACGGTAATAACACGCCTTTTCTCAAGCAGTTGGAGTCGAGAAACCTAACTTACGTGGCAGCAATCGCCAAAAACCGCCAAGTTACTGCTCAAACATCAGGTGATGAGTCTGCTCGTAAGCAGGGATTAGAAGCTATTGCTCAAACCTTGGCAGTGGAGCAGTTCACACCTGTGCAACTCAATCTGGAGCAGCCCCGGACAGTTTGGGTGGCGCTGTTACCAGTTCACGTTCCGAAGCTCGAAGGCACTCGCTGGCTGGCGATTCAACTCAATGCCTCTAGTTTCGAGCAAGCGACGGAGGTGGATTACTTTCTCACCAATGCCTCTGACAACCAAGTCAGTGCGGCTTGGGTAGCTCAAACATATTCTGCTCGCAACTGGGTGGAGGTCTTCTATCGAGAAGCCAAGGGCTGGTTGGGTTTGAGTGAGTATCAAGTTCGGGATGCTCTGAGTATGAAGCGTCATTGGGTTTTAGTGTTCATCGCTTACACCTTCATCCTTTGGCATCAGTTGACCGGCGGATTCCGCAGACGTTGGGCAACCAAACCCTTACAAACCTTTGCCGAAGCATTGGAGGCATTCCGCACCGCAGTCGAGTTTCGTTTGGTCCGCTGGCTTAATGAGCATGTTGATGTATTTGCCTCTCACAGAGCTAAGTTCGGCTATATTTGGGCTTAGAAAGTTTTAAAGTCCCACTATCAGGAATTGCTAACGGTGCAAGACAGGGAATTTTATTTAAAAGTGGGGCGCAGTTAGAAATGATGGGAAAAGTGCGAGCGATCGCATTTGATAAAACTGGAACTCTCACCACGGGTAAATTAGCAGTCACAGAAGTTATCCCTACCACTGGGCATTCAGTCGATGAAGTTTTACAAATTGCTGCTGCTTTAGAAGCCTATTCCGAACATCCTATCGGACAAGCGATCGTCACCGCTGCCCAACAAAAACAAATTGCGATCGTCCCTGCCGTTGGCGTATATTCTCACCCAGGACAAGGAATTATTGGCGAAGTTCGTCAACAGCAAGTCCTAGTAGGAAAATTTGATTTTTTAATTCAAAATTCAAAATTCAAAATTCAAAATTTGG from Chroococcidiopsis sp. SAG 2025 harbors:
- the glmU gene encoding bifunctional UDP-N-acetylglucosamine diphosphorylase/glucosamine-1-phosphate N-acetyltransferase GlmU, yielding MVAVAILAAGRGTRMKSTLPKVLHQIGGRSLIERAILGSLEISPKRVLVIVGYQAEQVKTALLDPNRSLVSDSLPKLEFVEQTEQLGTGHAIQQVLPHLEGFQGDLLVLNGDVPLLRPQTLERLIQTHKQHQHAATILTAQLSDPQGYGRVFCNGQNIVQQIIEDRDCSAAQKQNRRVNAGVYCFRWQDLAKVLPQLQANNDQKEYYLTDAVNLLQPAMAVDIEDEQEILGVNDREQLATAYEILQRRIKSYWMSAGVTLIDPASVTIDDTVKIQPDVVIEPQTHLRGQTAIASGCRIGPGSLIENSQIGENVTAMYSVVSNSIVGAETQIGPYAHLRGQVEVGAGCRIGNFVELKNTKLGAETKAAHLSYLGDATIGEKVNIGCGTITANYDGVKKHPTKIGDRSKTGADSVLVAPIEIGQDVNIAAGSTITEDVPDDCLVIARSRQVVKPGWRLKSKE
- a CDS encoding NINE protein, which gives rise to MSIVSQQKNRKVAATLAFACTVLPMPIAGLHKFYLGQPLWGLLYLLLSWTPIPRVASAIEGFWYLVQDNEEFDLNFNSELGMSAAGMTNLANFSILSKRPSTTVMPDRVSAIADAMRELDNLRQEGLISEYEFEQKRRQLLEQI
- a CDS encoding DUF1825 family protein, producing the protein MGFFDSDIVQQEAKQLFEDYQALIKLGNSYGKFDREGKKLYIDQMEAMMERYRIFMKRFELSEDFMAQMTVEQLKTQLNQFGITPQQMFEQMHNTLERMKAELENQS
- a CDS encoding isoaspartyl peptidase/L-asparaginase; the encoded protein is MELDVQPKVIIHGGAGSSLHGKGGVEAVRRSLYPVIEEVYALLLAGKSACEAVVRGCQMLEDDPLFNAGTGSVLQSDGQIRMSAALMDGIAQRFSGTINVSRVQHPIELALYLQNSPDRVLSDFGAAELLRELQLPSYDPITERRLNEWLQERQENFTKTMAAVVAEVGVGDDADTAVVDTSARRGTIGVVVLDSQGKLAVGTSTGGKGFERIGRVSDSAMPAGNYATAHAAVSCTGIGEDIIDECLAARIVVRVTDGMSLLDAMERTFAEATDRQRDLGAIALDASGAIAWGKTSDVILAAFHDGNKIADTLELPVGTQVGCI
- a CDS encoding IS701 family transposase; the protein is MKDQVPAAMPQCFENWCRRFDDVFSRQKQRQEFRVYLGGLLGESQRKNLSQLVTNTVDGSYNSLRHFLNNAPWDEVKLNNRRLEVMHQCRQTTPSQGFTLIVDDSGHRKSGAATDGVGRQYIGEIGKTDNGIVLLTTYLYDGVRRLPLDVALYQHASLFEQGKADPNFQKKPDLALDLVDQCLKRGYRPGVTVIDAGYGNNTPFLKQLESRNLTYVAAIAKNRQVTAQTSGDESARKQGLEAIAQTLAVEQFTPVQLNLEQPRTVWVALLPVHVPKLEGTRWLAIQLNASSFEQATEVDYFLTNASDNQVSAAWVAQTYSARNWVEVFYREAKGWLGLSEYQVRDALSMKRHWVLVFIAYTFILWHQLTGGFRRRWATKPLQTFAEALEAFRTAVEFRLVRWLNEHVDVFASHRAKFGYIWA